One Paraburkholderia agricolaris DNA segment encodes these proteins:
- a CDS encoding ABC transporter permease, which produces MRKNGPIALIFHTLVIAFVLAPLVIVVLVAFTPDETLTLPTHGFSLRWFRAILDYPDFISAFFNSLKLAFASATLSLIVALPAALAIGRARFPGRAFLNGLLLSPLVIPGLVLGIALLRFFALIGATGSFAWLVLAHMIIITPFVMRLVLASVSGLDRSVEHAAHSLGADAWTTFRRITFPMILPGITGGWLLAFINSFDELTMSIFVTSPQTVTLPVRMYMYATESIDPMMASVSALVIFITAGAMLLLDRVYGLNRILIGQH; this is translated from the coding sequence ATGAGAAAAAACGGCCCCATTGCGCTGATTTTCCACACGCTGGTGATTGCGTTCGTGCTCGCACCGCTCGTGATCGTGGTGCTGGTCGCCTTCACGCCCGACGAAACGCTCACGCTGCCCACGCACGGTTTCTCGCTGCGCTGGTTCCGCGCCATCCTTGACTACCCGGACTTCATCTCGGCGTTCTTCAATAGCCTGAAGCTGGCATTTGCCTCGGCGACCCTCTCGTTGATCGTCGCGTTGCCCGCGGCGCTCGCGATCGGCCGCGCCCGCTTTCCGGGCCGTGCTTTCCTCAACGGCCTGCTGTTGTCGCCGCTGGTGATTCCCGGCCTCGTGCTCGGCATCGCGCTGCTGCGCTTTTTCGCGCTGATCGGCGCGACCGGCTCGTTCGCGTGGCTCGTGCTCGCGCACATGATCATCATCACGCCCTTCGTGATGCGGCTCGTGCTGGCCTCGGTCAGCGGTCTGGACCGCAGCGTCGAACATGCCGCGCACTCGCTCGGCGCCGACGCATGGACCACCTTTCGCCGCATCACCTTCCCGATGATTCTGCCGGGCATTACCGGTGGCTGGCTGCTCGCGTTCATCAACAGTTTCGATGAACTGACCATGTCGATCTTCGTCACCTCGCCGCAAACCGTCACGCTGCCGGTTCGCATGTACATGTACGCGACCGAATCGATCGATCCGATGATGGCCTCCGTCTCCGCGCTGGTGATCTTCATCACTGCCGGTGCGATGCTGCTGCTCGATCGCGTATATGGGCTCAACCGGATTCTGATCGGCCAGCACTGA
- a CDS encoding polyamine ABC transporter substrate-binding protein: protein MRFCHLQHEVAGAALAAIAGLFLSCSPPAMAADTELNVYNWSDYIARDTIPNFEKESGIHVRYDNYDSDDTLQAKLLAGSSGFDVVVPSSLYMARQIQAGMLQKLDKSQIPNLKNLDPVLMKMIADADPGAQYGVPWAYGTDGIGYNVREVKKALGDNAPVDSWALVFDPANVSKLKSCGVSFLDQAADGFATALQYLHKDPNSSNPADYQAAFDLLKKVRPYITQFNSSGYINDLANNDVCVAIGWSGDVGIARRRAAEAKRSYEIRFSNVKEGGLLWFDMMVIPKDAPHPEAAMKWINYIEDPKVNAAITNEVFYPSANRAARPLVNPVVSQDPSVYPPDDVLSKMTLMRPLPIDIVRLENRLWAQLKAGR from the coding sequence ATGCGCTTTTGTCATCTTCAGCATGAGGTCGCGGGTGCTGCTCTTGCTGCGATCGCCGGACTGTTTCTGTCCTGCTCGCCGCCGGCGATGGCGGCCGATACTGAGCTCAACGTTTATAACTGGTCGGACTATATCGCCAGGGACACGATTCCGAACTTCGAAAAGGAGTCTGGTATTCACGTCAGATACGACAACTACGACAGTGACGACACGCTGCAAGCCAAGCTTCTGGCGGGGAGTTCGGGGTTCGACGTCGTCGTGCCGTCGTCGCTTTACATGGCGCGGCAAATTCAGGCGGGCATGCTTCAGAAGCTCGACAAGTCGCAAATTCCGAACCTGAAGAATCTCGATCCGGTACTCATGAAAATGATCGCGGATGCCGATCCTGGCGCGCAATACGGCGTGCCTTGGGCGTACGGCACCGATGGGATTGGCTACAACGTACGGGAAGTGAAGAAGGCACTGGGCGATAACGCGCCGGTCGACAGTTGGGCGCTGGTGTTCGATCCGGCCAACGTGTCGAAGCTGAAGAGTTGCGGCGTCTCGTTTCTCGACCAGGCCGCCGACGGATTCGCCACCGCGCTGCAGTATCTGCACAAGGACCCTAACAGTTCGAACCCCGCCGACTATCAGGCGGCCTTCGATCTGCTGAAGAAGGTGCGTCCTTACATCACCCAGTTCAACTCGTCGGGCTATATCAACGACCTCGCCAATAACGACGTCTGCGTAGCGATCGGCTGGTCCGGCGACGTGGGGATTGCACGGCGGCGCGCGGCAGAAGCGAAGCGTTCCTACGAGATCCGCTTCTCGAACGTCAAGGAGGGCGGTCTGCTCTGGTTCGACATGATGGTGATTCCGAAGGACGCACCGCATCCCGAAGCCGCCATGAAGTGGATCAACTATATCGAAGACCCGAAGGTCAATGCGGCGATCACCAACGAAGTGTTCTATCCGAGCGCGAACCGTGCCGCCAGGCCGCTGGTCAACCCGGTCGTGTCGCAGGACCCGAGCGTTTATCCCCCCGATGACGTGCTGAGCAAGATGACCCTGATGAGGCCGTTGCCAATTGACATTGTCCGGCTGGAAAACCGCCTTTGGGCGCAACTCAAGGCGGGGCGCTGA
- a CDS encoding ABC transporter permease, with amino-acid sequence MASTLPASKNNSMKTGNARRAPWQAFLPLWLMCAPAFLLFAALVLVPLLMTLVLTFYRFDPSSGPIAAFQFGNYAEVLKSSYFHTIFLRTFGIAFLTTLLCIVIGTPEAYVLSRMRDPYRSMFLLIILAPLLVSVVVRAFGWSMLLNSNGLVNQAFGLVGLGPYKLEYTTFAIVIALVHVMLPFMVIPVWTALQKLDPQTENAALSLMASPATTLRRIVLPQLTPGILSGSLMVFGLSASAFAIPGLLGGRRLKVAATAVYDEFLGSLNWPLGATIALLLLVANLIVMLTYYRVLERKYARSLG; translated from the coding sequence ATGGCTAGTACGCTGCCCGCCTCGAAGAACAACAGCATGAAGACCGGCAATGCACGCCGCGCGCCGTGGCAGGCATTCCTGCCGTTGTGGCTGATGTGCGCGCCGGCGTTCCTGCTGTTCGCGGCGCTCGTGCTGGTGCCGCTGCTGATGACGCTGGTACTGACCTTCTACCGCTTCGATCCGTCGAGCGGCCCGATTGCGGCATTTCAGTTCGGCAACTACGCGGAAGTACTGAAATCGTCGTATTTCCATACGATCTTTCTGCGCACGTTCGGCATCGCCTTTCTGACCACCCTGCTGTGCATCGTGATCGGCACACCCGAAGCCTATGTGCTGTCACGCATGCGCGATCCGTATCGCTCGATGTTCCTGCTGATCATTCTCGCGCCGCTGCTAGTCTCGGTCGTGGTACGCGCGTTCGGCTGGAGCATGCTGCTCAACAGCAACGGCCTCGTGAATCAGGCATTCGGACTGGTCGGGCTCGGACCGTACAAGCTCGAATACACCACCTTCGCGATCGTCATTGCACTGGTGCACGTGATGCTGCCGTTCATGGTGATTCCGGTGTGGACCGCGTTGCAGAAGCTCGATCCGCAAACGGAGAATGCCGCGCTTTCGCTGATGGCATCGCCCGCCACGACCTTGCGCCGCATCGTGTTGCCGCAACTCACGCCGGGCATTCTGTCGGGCAGCCTGATGGTGTTTGGCCTCTCGGCAAGCGCGTTCGCGATTCCCGGCCTACTCGGCGGACGGCGCCTGAAAGTCGCCGCCACCGCGGTCTATGACGAATTCCTCGGCTCGCTGAACTGGCCGCTCGGCGCAACTATCGCGCTCCTGCTGCTGGTCGCGAATCTGATCGTGATGCTCACTTATTACCGGGTTCTGGAACGCAAGTACGCCAGAAGCCTGGGCTGA
- a CDS encoding (2Fe-2S)-binding protein → MSSTALSPMPSNLPSSEPAVPKRDAQFVRVAETQREALSFFIDGHEATALQGDTLLTAVLMQQRRVRESEFSGAPRAGFCLIGACQDCWMRTEEGMRLRACSTLVTQGMRVVTRFAGTACVTASAASAAAAIGDPQ, encoded by the coding sequence ATGTCTTCTACCGCTCTCTCACCCATGCCGTCGAATTTGCCGTCTTCCGAACCCGCCGTGCCGAAGCGCGATGCGCAATTCGTTCGCGTCGCGGAGACGCAGCGCGAAGCGCTCAGCTTTTTTATCGACGGTCACGAAGCCACCGCCTTGCAAGGCGACACACTGCTCACCGCCGTGCTGATGCAGCAACGCCGCGTGCGCGAAAGCGAATTCAGCGGCGCACCGCGCGCCGGCTTCTGCCTGATCGGCGCTTGCCAGGACTGCTGGATGCGCACCGAAGAAGGGATGCGTTTGCGCGCGTGCTCGACGCTGGTGACGCAAGGCATGCGGGTCGTCACGCGGTTTGCGGGAACGGCCTGCGTGACTGCATCGGCTGCATCGGCAGCGGCTGCGATCGGAGACCCGCAATGA
- a CDS encoding IclR family transcriptional regulator, whose protein sequence is MNAAAKRDADSELAETGNAPGPGMLERAFAVIRALSEAQPDGGRVTRLAKAVGLTQGTVHRILHALIAEGIVEQDENSKLYRLSVDFFALAAQAGNPSGMRTLCRPALLRLCASLGDTIFLLVKSSFDAVCLDICEGPFPIRSFTGDIGGRVALGVGQGSLAILAFLPEAEREEIIRFNVPRIRGYGVLDEVYLRTEIERVRQLGYAGRNSGVLDGMAGVAVPILDRTGVAVAALSVGTLAARLGDDRLPMVVELLRRQAEAIGPQTNPFDVALRRPMHGLSRAMTTERIAG, encoded by the coding sequence ATGAATGCTGCCGCCAAACGAGATGCCGATTCCGAACTGGCTGAAACAGGCAACGCGCCGGGCCCCGGCATGCTGGAGCGCGCCTTTGCGGTGATTCGCGCGCTATCCGAGGCGCAACCCGACGGTGGCCGCGTCACGCGTCTCGCGAAGGCGGTGGGGCTGACGCAAGGCACGGTGCACCGCATTCTTCATGCGCTGATTGCCGAGGGCATCGTCGAACAGGACGAAAATTCGAAGCTGTACCGGCTGAGCGTCGATTTCTTTGCGCTCGCCGCGCAGGCGGGCAATCCGAGCGGCATGCGTACGCTGTGCCGTCCGGCGTTGCTGCGCTTGTGCGCGAGTCTCGGCGACACGATTTTTCTACTGGTCAAAAGCAGTTTCGACGCGGTGTGTCTCGACATCTGCGAAGGCCCGTTTCCGATTCGCTCGTTCACCGGCGATATCGGCGGGCGCGTGGCATTGGGTGTCGGTCAGGGGAGTCTGGCGATTCTCGCGTTCCTGCCGGAAGCGGAGCGTGAAGAGATCATTCGTTTTAACGTGCCGCGCATTCGTGGCTATGGCGTGCTCGACGAAGTGTATTTGCGCACCGAGATCGAACGCGTGCGTCAGCTGGGTTACGCGGGCCGCAATAGCGGGGTGCTCGACGGCATGGCGGGTGTGGCGGTGCCGATTCTGGACCGTACGGGCGTGGCAGTGGCGGCGTTGAGCGTCGGCACCCTGGCCGCGCGTCTCGGCGACGATCGCCTGCCGATGGTCGTCGAGTTGCTGCGCCGTCAGGCGGAGGCGATCGGCCCGCAGACCAACCCGTTCGATGTTGCGCTGCGCCGGCCGATGCATGGCTTGTCGCGCGCCATGACCACCGAGCGCATCGCTGGATAG
- a CDS encoding ABC transporter ATP-binding protein translates to MSFLTLTDVAKSFGELQAVADVNLSVEKGEFVSLLGPSGCGKTTTLQMIAGFVETTHGRITLDGRDITHMKPNRRGLGIVFQSYALFPHMSVADNVGFGLEMRNVDKAERKERVREALALVRLDTLAHRFPRELSGGQRQRVAIARAIVIAPPVLLLDEPMSNLDAKLREDMQFELRAIQRKIGTTTIMVTHDQSEALSISDRVVVMEAGRITQIDTPYEAYERPENRFVSQFIGKANMLAGKVVACDGDAIRIDLGHDLAETGRTAQLPLRERAIGVGDAITLCIRPEKLRLCAPNTGRLSATVTSRFFLGSQWLYRVDSRLGEVLVCCQNEGTEPLPEGAAVGVDWNSEAIRFIQRDAHHG, encoded by the coding sequence ATGTCGTTCCTCACACTCACGGACGTCGCGAAATCGTTCGGCGAACTACAGGCAGTCGCCGACGTGAACCTGTCGGTTGAAAAAGGCGAGTTCGTTTCGTTGCTCGGGCCGTCCGGCTGCGGCAAGACCACCACCTTGCAGATGATCGCGGGCTTTGTGGAAACGACACACGGGCGCATCACGCTCGACGGCCGCGACATCACGCACATGAAACCGAACCGGCGCGGCCTCGGCATCGTGTTCCAGAGCTATGCGCTGTTTCCGCATATGAGCGTCGCGGACAACGTCGGCTTCGGACTCGAAATGCGCAATGTCGACAAGGCCGAGCGCAAGGAGCGCGTGCGCGAAGCACTGGCGCTCGTGCGGCTCGATACGCTCGCGCACCGCTTTCCGCGCGAACTCTCCGGCGGTCAGCGGCAGCGTGTGGCGATCGCCCGTGCGATCGTGATCGCGCCGCCCGTGCTGCTGCTCGACGAACCGATGTCGAATCTCGACGCCAAGCTGCGCGAAGACATGCAGTTCGAACTGCGCGCGATTCAGCGCAAGATCGGCACGACCACCATCATGGTCACGCACGACCAGTCGGAAGCGCTGTCGATCAGCGACCGCGTGGTGGTGATGGAAGCCGGCCGCATTACGCAGATCGACACGCCATACGAAGCCTACGAGCGGCCGGAAAACAGATTCGTCTCGCAGTTCATCGGCAAGGCGAACATGCTGGCCGGCAAAGTCGTGGCGTGCGACGGCGACGCGATCCGCATCGACCTCGGCCACGATCTCGCCGAAACCGGCCGCACGGCGCAACTGCCTCTGCGCGAGCGCGCAATCGGCGTCGGCGACGCAATCACGCTGTGCATTCGTCCGGAGAAATTGCGCCTGTGCGCGCCGAATACCGGACGCTTGAGCGCCACCGTGACGAGCCGCTTCTTCCTCGGCAGCCAATGGCTGTATCGCGTGGATAGCCGGCTTGGCGAAGTGCTGGTGTGCTGCCAGAACGAAGGCACCGAGCCGCTGCCGGAAGGCGCGGCGGTCGGGGTCGACTGGAACAGCGAGGCGATCCGTTTCATTCAACGGGATGCGCATCATGGCTAG